Proteins from a genomic interval of Rattus norvegicus strain BN/NHsdMcwi chromosome 2, GRCr8, whole genome shotgun sequence:
- the Isl1 gene encoding insulin gene enhancer protein ISL-1, translated as MGDMGDPPKKKRLISLCVGCGNQIHDQYILRVSPDLEWHAACLKCAECNQYLDESCTCFVRDGKTYCKRDYIRLYGIKCAKCSIGFSKNDFVMRARSKVYHIECFRCVACSRQLIPGDEFALREDGLFCRADHDVVERASLGAGDPLSPLHPARPLQMAAEPISARQPALRPHVHKQPEKTTRVRTVLNEKQLHTLRTCYAANPRPDALMKEQLVEMTGLSPRVIRVWFQNKRCKDKKRSIMMKQLQQQQPNDKTNIQGMTGTPMVAASPERHDGGLQANPVEVQSYQPPWKVLSDFALQSDIDQPAFQQLVNFSEGGPGSNSTGSEVASMSSQLPDTPNSMVASPIEA; from the exons ATGGGAGACATGGGCGATCCACCAAAAA aaaaacGTCTGATTTCCCTATGTGTTGGTTGCGGTAATCAAATTCACGATCAGTATATTCTGAGGGTTTCTCCGGATTTGGAATGGCATGCGGCATGTTTGAAATGTGCGGAGTGTAATCAGTATTTGGACGAAAGCTGTACCTGCTTTGTTAGGGACGGGAAAACCTACTGTAAAAGAGATTATATCAG GTTGTACGGGATCAAATGCGCCAAGTGCAGCATAGGCTTCAGCAAGAACGACTTCGTGATGCGCGCCCGCTCTAAGGTGTACCACATCGAATGTTTCCGCTGTGTAGCATGCAGCCGACAGCTCATCCCGGGAGACGAATTCGCGCTGCGGGAGGATGGGCTTTTCTGCCGCGCGGACCACGATGTAGTGGAGAGGGCCAGCCTAGGAGCTGGAGACCCTCTCAGTCCCTTGCATCCAGCGCGGCCTCTGCAAATGGCAG CCGAGCCCATCTCCGCTAGGCAGCCAGCTCTGCGGCCGCACGTCCACAAACAGCCCGAGAAGACCACCCGAGTGCGGACTGTGCTCAACGAAAAGCAGCTGCACACCTTGCGGACCTGCTACGCAGCCAACCCTCGGCCAGATGCGCTCATGAAGGAGCAACTAGTGGAGATGACCGGCCTCAGTCCCCGAGTCATCCGGGTCTGGTTTCAAAACAAGAGGTGCAAGGACAAGAAACGCAGCATCATGATGAAGCAGCTCCAGCAGCAGCAACCCAACGACAAAACT AATATCCAGGGGATGACAGGAACTCCCATGGTGGCTGCTAGTCCGGAGAGACATGATGGTGGTTTACAGGCTAACCCAGTTGAGGTGCAAAGTTACCAGCCGCCCTGGAAAGTACTGAGTGACTTCGCCTTGCAAAGTGACATAGATCAGCCTGCTTTTCAGCAACTG GTCAATTTTTCAGAAGGAGGACCAGGCTCTAATTCCACTGGCAGTGAAGTAGCATCGATGTCCTCTCAGCTCCCAGATACACCCAACAGCATGGTAGCCAGTCCTATAGAGGCATGA